The genomic stretch GCAACCAGGTACTATAGGATAGTTACGACGAGTAACGGAGTCTCTGTTACGAGCAACACGGTATCTGTAAATGTTTACCCTCAACTAACAGCCGTTTTGTCATGGGCTGGTAACTATATAAATTACAATACATCGCCGGGTTCAATTACCAACACAGTAAGCGGTGGTAATGGCTCATATAGCTATCAATGGCAGAAATCAACTGATAATGCTACCTGGCAGAATATCAGCGGAGCAACCGCCCAAAACTACTCTCCCGGTGCTATGACAAGTACCAGCTATTTTAGAGTGAATGTCACAAGTAACGGTGTAAATGTTGCCAGTAATTCCATTTTGATAAATGTATATCCCGCTCTAACTCCGGGGACTCTGTCTTTTGCAACAAGTGATATAATTGTAGGCTCTTCCCCCGGTCAGATAACTGGTACAGCAGCTACGGGCGGAAACGGCACCTATTCTTATCAGTGGTATAGTTCAACTGATGGAGGAACGACATGGGTGACTATTAGTGGTGCCACCTCGTTAAATTATACCCCACCTGCTCTTGGTGTGTCTACTACTTTTAGGAGAACCGTTTTAAGTAATGGAGCATCCTCTAACTCCAATACGGCTTCCTTCTATGTTTATGATGCTATCGTTCCAGCAGATCTTAAGCCCGATACCATTGTGTATAGCACTGGTCTTAGTTTAACATCGAATGCGCCACAGGGAGGAACTGGCGTCTATAGTTACAATTGGCAGTCATCGAATGATGCTATAACCTGGGGAAATATAACGAGTGCATCTTCTTTATCTTATCAAGTCCCCGAAATTACAGCTAAGACCTTCTATAGATTGAAAATTATAAGTTCCAGTTTCACGGCATACAGTGATACGGTTTGCGTTTATATGCCGCTTAATTCAGGAACCATCGGTTTAAATACAGCTGTTATAGCATCGGGAGGAAGTGTGTCGTTATCAAGTCTACTTGCGGCTAATGGTGGATTGTGCAGTAACTATAGTTACCAGTATCAAAGCTCCCAGGATAACCTTGCATGGTCAAACATCGCCTCAACGACGATCAATAATATTACTAAGGTGACTTGGTTCAGGCGATTGGTCCAGTGTGGTAATTCGATCATTGCGTCTAATGTGGTTAGGGTGAAAATAAAGGATTTAACAGATACGTTCAGCCCAGATACGACGACCGCCGCCGTTGCTGGTTCCCAAACGACCGCTGTTATTCCTTCTTATACTGGATATAATTCAGCCAATATGAATTATGAAAAGACAAGAACCATCATCAAGCCAGGAGTAACAGACTTAGCAACTGCCAGCGGCTTATCCAATCCCAATGATGTTTTACAGACTACTAAATTTTTTGATGGCCTTGGAAATCTGATTCAAACAGTTGAGAAACAGTCAACTTCAAATCTTACAGATTTTGTATCGATTAGTGTTTATGATGCTTATGGACGGGAAAATCGTAAGTTTTTACCTTATACTGATAATTTGACTTCAGGCGACTTTAGGACCGATGCTAACTCTAAGCAATCTGTCTATTATAAAAACTTACTAGGCACAAGGGAAGACTATTTTTATAGTGATACTGTTTACGAGAACTCTCCACTTAATCGGATAATCAAATCAACAGCACCCGGACGAAGTTGGACTGGTAATGGAATCGGCAGGAAAAGTGGCTATAGGGCAAATACGGTCTATGACTCCGTGCTGATTTGGAGGATCGATCCGGACAGCGCATCCTTACCATTGCAGAAAGGGTTTTACAAACCAGGAACTTTAATAGTTAGTGAATTTATCGATGAGAACGACAATTCTGTTGTTGAATTCAAAGATAGGTCCGGAAAGCTCATACTTACTAAAGAACTGGTCTCAGATCACCTTAATGCTGGATTAAATGGGTGGAATTGCACCTATCAAATCTACGATTATCTTGATAGGCTTAGGTTTGTCGTTCCTTCAAAGGCTGTTGAATTGATAAAAGGTAACTGGACCGTTACCCTGGCTATTGCAAATGATCTTTGCTACCAGTATCGATATGACATGAGAAGTCGGCCAGCGGTGAAGAAGTTCCCGGGAGCAGATTCTGTGTCAATAATATATGATAAAAGAGATAGGAAAATTGCATTTAGGGATGGCAATTTAAGACAAATCGGTTTATGGAAACTCTACTATTATGATACCCAAAACCGGGAGGTTTTGCAGGCACTGGTAAATTCACAACTTTCTAGACAGGCGTTATCAGATTCAATTTCAAGCTATGCGTTTAATCCAGTTAACCCAGTTCCATTTATTGATACTACAATAATAAGTAAACAGGTATATACCTTCTACGATGGATATGCTTTTCAGGGAGCAGCAGCATATGTCGTATCTGACCTATCTAAACCTCAGGGAGGATCGAATCTGTATGTTGAAAGTCTTCCCAGTGCTAGTAGTAAAATGACCAGAGGGCTTGTTACAGGGTATCGTGAGCAAATAGATTATGATGGTCAGTTTGTAATGACAACCAACTATTATAATGAAAGAGCCAGGAAAATACAAACCATTAGAGACAATACCCAGGGAGGTAAAGACATACTGTACAATCTGTTTAATTTTAAAGGGGAACTAATTTCAACTTATCTAAAGCACACGAACCCCAAAAGTACTGCTACGCCTCAGGTTACTTTACTTACTATGTACCATCGGGATAGAATAGGGAGAATTGATACAGTTAGAAAACAGGTAAATGATGATCCTATATACTCCAAGGTGTTATCAATCAGTAGTTACAATGAGTTGGAACAGATTATTCAAAAACGGCTGGGTGTTTCTGGAAGCGGACAACTTGAGACGCAAAATTATGAATATAATGTACGTGGCTGGTTACGAGGTATAAATAGGTCATTCGTAAACTCTGCTTCAAGTACCTCTAATTGGTTTGGTCAGGAAATCAGTTATGATTATGGATTTGATGGAGTTCAGCTCAATGGTAATATGGCAGGGCAGAAATGGAAAGGGCGCGGCGATAGAATCAGTCGGTCTTATGGATACAACTATGATAATCTCAATCGGCTGTTGCTGGCAAATTTTAACCAGCAAAATCCTGGGGCCAGTATTTGGACGAAGGATAAAGTGGACTTTACGACAAGCAGTCTGAGTTATGATGCAATGGGGAACCTGCTAAGTATGAAACAAATGGGTATGAATGGTGTGACAATCCAGCCGGTGGATAGTTTAAGGTATGGGTACTTATCCAACGGGAATAAACTGAGATTTGTTACTGATAAGTATAACAATCCTCGAAGTAAACTTGGTGACTTTAAAGAGATTGTTAGTGACACAACGCAGGATTACTATTATAATGGATCAGGAAGTTTATCAAAGGATAAGAATAAAAACATTGATACTATTCTTTACAACCATAATAATAAGGTGTCCGCCGTATGGGTTAAAAACAAAGGGAAAATCTTCTTCCAATATCGAGGTGGGGATGAAAAGGTATCAAAACTAATATCAGATACTTCAAGCGGTGGTAAATATCAGTGGATTCATTATATTGGAGATTTCGTTTACGAGGCAGGAGCAGATGGAGTAGATACACTTAAGTCCATTGAAACTGAAGAAGGACGTATTCGACCCATTTACAAAACAGGAAGTGCCGTCGGTTATACCTTTGATTACTATATTAAAGATAACCAGGGTAATATTAGGGTTGTGCTTGGTACTAAATCTGATACTGCTGTTTATGCAGCGACAATGGAAACAAGTGCGTCGAGTTTTGAAAATGCGTTATTTTCAAATATTGATAATACTCGATTTGCAAAGCCTTCGTACTATCCCACGGACAACACCACTAATCCTAACGATTATGTTAGTAAATTAAATACAAATAGTAACAAAATCGGTCCTTCCCTGGTTTTGCGTGTGATGGCAGGAGACACCATTTCTATAGCATGTAAGGCACTGTATAAAGATAATAGTGCAAGTACATCTGCCTCTACGTCTTCAGCAATGGTTAGCTCAATCTTATCCGCGTTTTCAGGTGGAGGTATTGTTGATGGGGTTCATAATGGTACTGGTGCAACAGCTCCTATTTCAATCTTAACACCAAGCATATATGATAATCTTAAAGCAAAAGATCCAACAGAGAATTTATCCGATAAGCCAAAGGCTTATTTGAATTTCGCCTTGTTCGATGACCAGTTTAATTTAGTTGACGAGAACAGTGGGGTTAGGCAGGTTAAGGGCGTAAAGGATTCCTTGAATTCACTGATTGTCGGTAAGACAGCAATTGCCAAAACCGGCTTTATTTACATCTATCTTTCAAACGAAAGCGCCCAGGATGTTCTTTTTGATAATCTAATCGTATCACATATAAGTGGTCCTCTCTTAGAAGAAACTCATTACTATCCACACGGAGGAACCCTTGTAGGGATTAGCTCAAAAGCGTTGAAAAGTAATTCCTATTTTGAGAATAAGCGGAGGTACAATGGTAAGGAATTGCAATTTAATGAGATGAAGGATGGAAGTGGAACTGAATGGTATGACTTCGGGTCAAGAATGTATGAATATCAAATTGGCAGGTGGAATGTTTTGGACCCTAAAATTGAGAAGTTCTATAGTTATAGTCCTTATGTCTATAATTATAACAATCCTATCAATAATTTAGATCCCAACGGTGAAGAGGCTTATACCCTTGTAGGATCAGCCGCTCAAACGGCATTCAGAATGATGCAAATGATAATGGGAGGTGCACCAATTCTTGGAATGCGCATACATTTTGTTTTTGAATCTAAGACACCAAATATTTACCATAACACTGTTGAGGCAATAAAAATGGGAAAGCCTTATCTATTAACTTGGGACTCTGATGGAGATGCAAAAAGACGTACCTTGGCTTTAAGACATTACAATGGTCCTGATCCAATAAAAGATGTTGAATCGTTAGATGAATATCCATTTGCGAGTTCCGAAGAAGGAGGATTTTATTTAGGTTCTTACGCTCGTGTTCAAGCCGTACCTAAGGGAGAAAATTTGTCACAAGGGGCTAGCCTTGCAGCATTACGTTTAAAGAAAGGAGATAAAGTCTTAGTCATACCTATTAGTAGAAATGGTGAGGTTCCTAAAGCATTCCAGAGCGTTTTAGAAAATGATGATAAATTGGATGTGCTTCTTGGTTTTATTCAAATATTAAGTATATTGGCACAGGAGGTTACGATACCACCAATTCCGAGCTCACTACAGCCATATCCCATGCCAGCACTTAATCCTGGACCTTTAAATTTATAAATAAATGAATGTAATAGAATCTTTAAACAGATTGCTAAATCTACTGGAAAAGTTTAACCACCCTATAGTTAATTTGCTTTCTCCTGGCTTAACTAGGGAGGGAGTAATCCAAAAGCTGAACTTCTTAGATAGGGATATACCAGAAATTATTATAGACCTCTTTGAATGGAGGCAAGGAGTGAATTATTCTGATGAGAAACGTCCATATATGGTCAATAATCTTTGGCCAATGGGTACTTTTTATTCACTGGATGATTGTATCAGTTCTTACAAAAGTCGTTTGGGTGCGAATGTTGATCCTAAATATTTTCCAATCTTTTCCAACATTGGGGGTGATTATTGGTGTTTAAATATGGATGACGGTTACAATAGTTTTGTTTATTTATTCGCACCGCAACTTACCTTGTCATCTGAGCCTATGTCCCAATATGATTCGCTGGAAAAGTTTGTGGAATCAGTTATAGCTGCGCTTAATGAAGGAATATATTCCTATGATGATGGCGAGTGGATAATTAGTGATAACTACTTTCAATTTTTCAAAGAACTTAATCCTAATTCCGATTATTGGGATAGGTCTAAAAGAGAAAATGACGAGGATGATTTTGACGAATTTGATCCAGAGGATCTCAGTGATGATGATTATTGATAGTAGATTGTCTTTTTTAACTACAAGTTAAAAAATAGGATGCCTACGGCCTTTTGGCCGTTAATTTCTACACTACTTCGATAAACGTTAAAGAAAAGCTAGGCATGAAACAAGTCTAGCTTTTCTTGTTATTAATTGATAATCAAATTTTTTACTTCGGCTAGTTAAACATACAGGTAAATAAATTCATATTTTCTAATTCGAAAGTTATATCGCTACAACCTCAGCAATTACAATATAAGGTCCTACAGAGAAAGTCATTTAACATCCTACACATTCCGGTCATAGTAAGTATTCTTCCTATTAATTCGACTTCCATCGTCTCACCTTGTTAGATACAACGCTGACTGTTTTCCACAAGACGTTTAATTCACATGCAATCCTCTGAATTGATTTTTGGAGGCAGTTTGATATTTGGAATAGATCTATTTTAGGTATTGTTATTCAGTTAGTTGTGTAACAAATTAGGTTACTTAAAACTTGGGAACGGCTGTTGAATTTTGTATATTTGATGATCTTACATGGAGAGCAACACGGCAAAGGACGTGTTATGTCGGAAAAAAGGTTATTACCTCGTGAGGGTGAGTTGGAAATGATTGATAGGATAGCGGCAATAGTGGCCCAGAAATTATTATCGCAACAAGATGAACAAAAGGCACAGTTATATTTAGAACAGGCACAACGAAATTACAGCTCTAATATTCCAACCACCTTAGCAGCAGCCAATAAAGCAGAACGTATTATCAACAGTGCTCAGTATCAAGAGCGTGAGGGACTGAAAAAGCGGATTATGAAAATTGCCAGGAGTTTGGGGTTTACAGCCGAGTACGCTAATACTTGTGATGACGTAATGGGCATTGATGTTACCTTGGAAAGATTCGGCTTATGTATAGCCTGCTTTATTTTTAATTGTGGTAGCTTATCATGTGATTCCACGGTAATCGAAAAATGTATTCATTCAAACTTTGATCATATATTAATTTGTACTCCCGGTAAAGTTTCAATAGAATTACTTCACGAAAAATTGGGTGGACTTATAAGCAAGGTTGCAATCATTGCTATCGACGGGCTGCCTGAATTACTAAGAAATATCAGTCTGCCAAATTTTAGAACTGAGATGGATTTTAAAGGCCGGAAAGTGCTTGTTGAATACAACAGAATATCAAAGGATGAAAGTGATCTTAAGAGTAATACTATTATGCGTGTGCTTTCAAATTCTATAATGAAAAAGGGAGCATAGAATAGATTACTTCCATTGTAACAACTTAAAATAAAATAAATAATTAATATTTATTGGCAAGAATACTAATTAATGGTGTAATCATATTAAATACATCTATTAGTTTTTTGTCAAAAAAATTAGAGACGTATGGAAGAAAAAAAATCTGTTGGAATATGGATTCGTGTTAGCACGGAAGATCAAGCGAGGGGTGATTCTCCTGAACACCATGAGGAACGTGCTCGTATGTATTGCAAGTTGAATGGTTGGGATGTTGTGACTGTGTATCATTTGGAGGCTGTTTCGGGAAAGTCGGTCATTGATCAACCTGAGGCTTTACGAATGATGAAAGACGTTAAGGAAGGTAGAATCCAAGCCTTGGTTTTTTCTAAACTTGCCCGGCTGGCTCGTAACACCAGAGAGCTTTTATCATTTGCTGATTATTTTAATGAACACAAGGCCGATCTAGTTTCTTTACAGGAAAAAATTGATACCGGCACGCCAGCGGGCAGATTATTCTATACCATTATTGCGGCGATGGCACAATGGGAGAGAGAAGAAATTGCCAGTCGCGTGGCTGCGTCAGTTCCTGTAAGGGCCAAATTAGGCAAGCCATTAGGCGGAGTTGCGCCATTTGGGTACACTTGGGGCGATGATCCCAGCAAAAAACAGTTGTCTATTGATGAAAATGAAGCCCCCATAAGAAAGTTAATGTATGAAATCTTCTCAAGAACTAAGCGAAAGAAAGCTACAGCTAAACAACTGAATGAGCTAGGTTATCGTACCAGAAAGGGAGAAAGATTTTCAGATACAACCATAGATAGATTGCTGAAAGATCCAATAGCGAAGGGGATTAGAAGGGCTAACTACACCAAAAGTAGGGGTGATAATAAAACATGGGATCTGAAACCTACCTCTGAATGGGTTCTTACCGAATGTCCAAGTATTGTATCTGAAGAACTATGGGAGGAATGTAACGCCATTTTGGAGCAGCAATATAAGAAACGAAATAAGCCGGGCAGACAGGCTAAATTTCTGCTTAGTGGTATTATGCAATGCACATGCCATGCGAAAATGTATGTCTATCATGGCGTAGATACCTATCACTGTAGAAAATGTAAGAATAAAATTTCAGTTCGTGACATTGATTATGTGTTCGAAGTGCAGCTAAAGAACTTTTTGTTTACCGATTTAGAGATCGATGTTTATCAGAAGCAGACTGAAATGACAATCAATGAGAAGGCTAATCTTTTAAATGCTGCTCAAGTTGAAATTGAGGATTTGACAGTGCGAACCACAGAATTGCTCAATATGAGATTAAAAAAGGAGATCTCACAAGAAGATTTTGTCAGGTTTTATGAACCAGACAATACCCGTTTAAAGGGGTTACAGCGACACACAGCAGAACTTCAGGGAGAAATCGACGCCTTGACTGTTCACCTTGCTTCTTCTCAAACTGTTCTTTCTGACGCTAAGGACTTATATAATAGATGGTCCGATCTCGAGTTTTCGGAAAAGCGGACTATTGTAGAGACTATTACCGATGAAATTATCGTTGGAAGTGACGACATACATATCAAATTGGCCTATCTGCCTAAACACACTTTTTTTGATGATAACGTAAAAAGGCAACGCAACCTCAGGGGTTCATACTGGCAACAAGCATAAAGGCGGCCGGGAATACCAGCGATGCGTTTGCGCGCGAAACAGCTATCTTCCGCTCTTCCATAGGCTGACGAAGTGTTTCCAATGCTGAACGTCTGAATTCCGGCAGTTCATCAAGAAAAAGAATGCCGTTATGTGCGAGGGATATTTCTCCCGGTTGTGGCTGACTGCCACCTCCGGCCAGCGCTTTATCGCTGATAGAATGATGAGGGGCGCGAAAAGGGCGCTGTTGTATCAGTGAAGTGTGCTTGCTTAGCTTTCCGGCTACACTATAGATCTTAGTAGTTTCCAGTGCCTCTTCCAGGAGCAGCGGTGGCAGTATGCCCGGCATACGCCTCGCCAGCATGGTCTTGCCTGCCCCCGGAGGGCCTATAAGTAATACATTATGTCCGCCGGCTGCAGCTATCTCCAGCGCTCTTTTAACCGGCTCCTGTCCCTTTACTTCACTAAGGTCCGCCGTTTCGCTCAATGCGGGAGGTAGCTGTAAAACCGGCACAGGAGAAACAGGTGTTAGTGTTATGATTCCGCGAAAGAACTGAATCACCTGTTGCAGGGTTTTCACTCCAAAAACATTGATCCCTGCGACTATTGCCGCCTCCTCCGCATTTGCTGCAGGCAGTATCAATCCCTTAAAACCTTCGGCCTTCGCCTGCAACGCCATAGATAATGCTCCTTTAACGGGCTGTATACATCCGTCAAGACTTAGCTCACCCATAATAACATAATCAGCAAGAACAGCCTCTTCTGCAGGTTTCGCAGCGCCGGCCATCCTTTCCATGCCAGCCAGTTGCTCTACGCCTGCCATTTGTGCCGCGTTTACCATCTTCTCCGTGCCTGTTACTTGCTTAGGGCCTGCAACCGTCTTTTCTGCGTCTACCATTTGCTTTACGCCTGCCATTTGTGCCGCGTTTGCGATCTTCTCTGTGCCTGTAACTGCTGCCTCTCTGCCCGCCACCTTCTCTGCATTTCCCAGCTGTTCTGTAGCTCCCAGTATGCCAATGGCAATAGGTAAGTCGAAAGCGCTGCCGCTTTTCCTGATATTCGCCGGGGCCATGTTAACGATAAGTTTGGTGCGCGGCATATACAAACCATTGTTCTTAATGGCGCTTTCTATCCGCTGGAGACTTTCTTTTACTGCATTGTCGGGAAGACCTACTATAAAATACTTTAAGCCGGCGCTTACATTTACTTCTATAGTAATGGTGGTGGCGTCTACGCCGTAAACGGCGCTTCCATAGGTTTTTACGAGCATAGGTAGCAACTTTATAGTGTGAACTCTACTTTACACTATAAATATAAACCCGTTTTTCTGCTTTTACCGCTGGCGGGCTAACCATATACCCCTTATACAATAAATAAAATATGATAACTGTGCCACCAGGAAGGCTAAACGAATTGGAAAGAGTAGGCGTTGTCTTTGGGTTTCTTTTGCTATAAGATTCTCCAATTCTAAGGCTGTCAGGGAGCCGAATGGTAAAGTTTCCGGAAGTATAAGTCTGGGAAACAGTACTAATACAATTCCAGGTATTGTCAATAATAAATAAGCAACAAAGATTCCCCAGTCTGTTTTAGTAGCAGGCTGCCTCGAAAGCCAATATCCGGTAAGGGCAAATAACGCTACTACTGCTACCAATTGAATGCTGGCTAAAGGTTTAGGCGAAGCTGCGGTGATATGCCAGCCAGGAACCGAAGAGCTTATCAAACCGAAGAATACCGGCAACATAAACAGCGATACTACCAGTACCATTACCAAAGGGATATAGGGCGCTTTCATAATGAAATAGATAACAGAATGGTGGATGTAGGGGATAATGTAGTTGATTTACAGCTTTTCAAGCATCGCAACCACCCCTTCCTTGCGGAGAATGAGGAAACCCAGCCGGTCGTTGCTGATACCTTCTTTTAGCTGGTAATTGAATACCAGCTGGTCGTCCTGCACCTGGGTCTCGAAATAGCGGAACTGGATATTGGGATATTTTTCCAATGCTTCGCCTATTTCGTAAAGGTGCGTGGAAAGAATAAACAGGGCGTTCTTCATTTTACGCAGGCCTTCTATTACGGCGGTACTGCATTTCATGGCATCCTGTACATTGGTGCCTTTGAACAGCTCGTCGATGAGTATGAGCCATTTTTTGCCATCATTGATCTTCTCGATCGTTTTGCGGATCCGCTGTACTTCGTTGAAGAAATAACTCTCGCCCTTGATAATATTATCTACTACCTGTATGTTGCTGAGCAGCCCATCGAACGTACTCAGTTTCATGGAAGAGGCGGGTACGCCCATGCCAATATGAGCCAGGTAAACCGATACGCCCACGGCTTTAATGAAAGTGCTTTTGCCGGCCATATTGGCGCCTGTGAGAAACAGGAAGTTCTGGTCCTGTACAAGCGAAACATTGTACGCAACAGGTGTTTCCAGCAATGGATGGTAAAGATCTGTCGCCGAAATGGTGGGCACCTCACTGTCGATGAAGGCGGGAAAGCTGTATTTGTATTCAAGACAGGCGCCGGAGAGACTGCTATAGGCATCCAGCTTGCTGTAAATATCTATCAGCTCCCTGGCCTGATTTTTAAAATAATGGCGCAGGTAACGCGCTAAATAAAGAACGCGGGCAGGGGCCAGGTCGCGCTTAGTGCCAAGCGCCGTCATGGTCTGTACCATTTCGGAGTTCAGCAGTTCCTTTATCCTGTTCAGGGTCTTTTCCAGGATAGGAGGGTTGTCTTCGCCGGAAAGCAGCTGCGCCAGCTGTTGCATCCCCTGCACAAAGTCGATAAAGTGTCGGACCGAATAACGCACCAGCGCATAATCCGGTCCGTTAAATAACTTGTAAAGAAAACTGTTGGTAACGTTGGCATGGGCAGGTATATCATTCACCGCAGTTTCATAGAAACGCTCTATCACCATAATGGTACCATTAGAGATGATAGGCGGCCAGTTGTTATAAACCTGCATCAGCTTTTGCAACAATAGCTGCGTTTCCCTGATCTCGTTTATATCATGCAGGGGATGTTGCAGTAAGACCCTTAACCACTCTTTTCCGCCGATAGAACGGGTAAAATCAAGATGGTGAAAAACCGATAACTCCTCTTCTGAATGAAACAGCGAAAGGTCCTGGATAGTGGTTTTATCTGCCTGCATATCGTTTGTATTGGATTGGGGGGAATGGTTATATGTTAGCGATCGAATCTCAACCGCATACCCTTATTAGATTCATCGAATATACCATTTCCATAAACCAAATGACCATTTATAAAAGTATGTGTCACCGAAGCCGGGAACCGGAATCCTTCAAGCGGGCTCCATCCGCACTGGTACAATATATTTCCTTTTGACACTTCGTAAGGCTGGTTCATATTCACCAGAACCAGGTCGGCATAATAACCTTCCCTGATAAAGCCTCTTTTTTCGATCTGGTAGCAGATAGCTACGGCATGGCTCATTTTCTCCACTACCTTTTCGATGCTTATTTTTCCCTGTTGTACATAATGCAACATCATAAGCAGGGAGTGCTGTACAAGCGGCAATCCTGCATGCGACTGCTCATAAGCGCCACTTTTCTCTTCTATGGTATGCGGCGCATGATCGGTAGCGATAACGTCGAGCCGGTCGTTAAGCAGGCCATGCCATAAAGCCTCGCGGTTATGGGGGGCCTTAATGGCCGGGTTGCATTTTATTTTATTGCCCAGTTGTGCATAGTCGTCGCTGGTAAAATGCAGGTGGTGAACGCACACTTCTGCCGTGATCCGCTTTTCGGCCAGCGGTATCATATTAGTAAACAACTGTAGTTCTTTCGCGGTAGTGATATGCAGGATATGAAGCCTGGCATTATGCTTCTTGGCAAACTGGATGGCCCGGAAGGAGGATTCGAAACAGGCTTCTTCATCACGGATGACAGGGTGGTCAGACGGCTCCAGTTCACCCTTTTCGGCCTTCAGCTTTGCTGTATTGGCTTTGATGATAGCTTCGTCTTCACAGTGTGTGGCAATAAGCAGTTCACTGTTGCCAAATACCTTCTCCAGCATCAGCGGGCTGTCGACCAGCAGGTTGCCGGTAGAGGAACCCATGAATATTTTAACGCCGCATACCTCGTTCTTTTTTTCGTTGGTTCGCAGCACCTCATCAATATTATCATTGGAGGTTCCCATATAAAACGAGTAATTGGCAAGCGAAGTACGGGCGCCGATAGCATATTTATCTTCCAGCAATTCCTGAGTGAAAACAGGCGGTTTGGTATTAGGCATTTCCATAAAGCTGGTTACACCTCCCGCTACGGCTGCTTTCGCCTCGCTATAAATGGTTGCTTTATGTGTAAGCCCCGGTTCGCGGAAATGCACCTGGTCGTCAATTGCACCTGGCAGCAGATATTGCCCCGACCCGTCAATTTCCGTTACAGCTTCTTTTATGGCTATGGTACCGCCAACTTTCGCTATAATACCATCTTTAATATAAACATCACCCTCTACAATTGTATTGTCGGAAACAATCCGCGTATTCCTTATCAGATAATTCATATGGCAAAGTAAGGAATAGATGGTAGATGATAGAGGGCTGGTCGTAGAAAAAAAGCCGGGACCGGCAGAATAACGTGATGTTT from Filimonas effusa encodes the following:
- a CDS encoding recombinase family protein, producing the protein MEEKKSVGIWIRVSTEDQARGDSPEHHEERARMYCKLNGWDVVTVYHLEAVSGKSVIDQPEALRMMKDVKEGRIQALVFSKLARLARNTRELLSFADYFNEHKADLVSLQEKIDTGTPAGRLFYTIIAAMAQWEREEIASRVAASVPVRAKLGKPLGGVAPFGYTWGDDPSKKQLSIDENEAPIRKLMYEIFSRTKRKKATAKQLNELGYRTRKGERFSDTTIDRLLKDPIAKGIRRANYTKSRGDNKTWDLKPTSEWVLTECPSIVSEELWEECNAILEQQYKKRNKPGRQAKFLLSGIMQCTCHAKMYVYHGVDTYHCRKCKNKISVRDIDYVFEVQLKNFLFTDLEIDVYQKQTEMTINEKANLLNAAQVEIEDLTVRTTELLNMRLKKEISQEDFVRFYEPDNTRLKGLQRHTAELQGEIDALTVHLASSQTVLSDAKDLYNRWSDLEFSEKRTIVETITDEIIVGSDDIHIKLAYLPKHTFFDDNVKRQRNLRGSYWQQA
- a CDS encoding ATP-binding protein codes for the protein MLVKTYGSAVYGVDATTITIEVNVSAGLKYFIVGLPDNAVKESLQRIESAIKNNGLYMPRTKLIVNMAPANIRKSGSAFDLPIAIGILGATEQLGNAEKVAGREAAVTGTEKIANAAQMAGVKQMVDAEKTVAGPKQVTGTEKMVNAAQMAGVEQLAGMERMAGAAKPAEEAVLADYVIMGELSLDGCIQPVKGALSMALQAKAEGFKGLILPAANAEEAAIVAGINVFGVKTLQQVIQFFRGIITLTPVSPVPVLQLPPALSETADLSEVKGQEPVKRALEIAAAGGHNVLLIGPPGAGKTMLARRMPGILPPLLLEEALETTKIYSVAGKLSKHTSLIQQRPFRAPHHSISDKALAGGGSQPQPGEISLAHNGILFLDELPEFRRSALETLRQPMEERKIAVSRANASLVFPAAFMLVASMNP
- a CDS encoding MutS-related protein, translating into MQADKTTIQDLSLFHSEEELSVFHHLDFTRSIGGKEWLRVLLQHPLHDINEIRETQLLLQKLMQVYNNWPPIISNGTIMVIERFYETAVNDIPAHANVTNSFLYKLFNGPDYALVRYSVRHFIDFVQGMQQLAQLLSGEDNPPILEKTLNRIKELLNSEMVQTMTALGTKRDLAPARVLYLARYLRHYFKNQARELIDIYSKLDAYSSLSGACLEYKYSFPAFIDSEVPTISATDLYHPLLETPVAYNVSLVQDQNFLFLTGANMAGKSTFIKAVGVSVYLAHIGMGVPASSMKLSTFDGLLSNIQVVDNIIKGESYFFNEVQRIRKTIEKINDGKKWLILIDELFKGTNVQDAMKCSTAVIEGLRKMKNALFILSTHLYEIGEALEKYPNIQFRYFETQVQDDQLVFNYQLKEGISNDRLGFLILRKEGVVAMLEKL
- a CDS encoding dihydroorotase — encoded protein: MNYLIRNTRIVSDNTIVEGDVYIKDGIIAKVGGTIAIKEAVTEIDGSGQYLLPGAIDDQVHFREPGLTHKATIYSEAKAAVAGGVTSFMEMPNTKPPVFTQELLEDKYAIGARTSLANYSFYMGTSNDNIDEVLRTNEKKNEVCGVKIFMGSSTGNLLVDSPLMLEKVFGNSELLIATHCEDEAIIKANTAKLKAEKGELEPSDHPVIRDEEACFESSFRAIQFAKKHNARLHILHITTAKELQLFTNMIPLAEKRITAEVCVHHLHFTSDDYAQLGNKIKCNPAIKAPHNREALWHGLLNDRLDVIATDHAPHTIEEKSGAYEQSHAGLPLVQHSLLMMLHYVQQGKISIEKVVEKMSHAVAICYQIEKRGFIREGYYADLVLVNMNQPYEVSKGNILYQCGWSPLEGFRFPASVTHTFINGHLVYGNGIFDESNKGMRLRFDR